A section of the Telopea speciosissima isolate NSW1024214 ecotype Mountain lineage chromosome 3, Tspe_v1, whole genome shotgun sequence genome encodes:
- the LOC122653812 gene encoding uncharacterized protein LOC122653812 — protein sequence MGISMNVSSSSTNTSHFRVQKVFLLCNYLLLGAASSCIFLTLSLRLLPSISGLFLILLHVFTIAGSISGCNAASSGTNRWYAAHMVFTVLTAIFQGSVSVLIFTRTGDFLQGLKSYVREEDGIVILRMAGGLCILIFCLEWIVLILAFVLRYNAFVEGDGVNSNAMKRSAKVQEEETKDWPWPFQV from the coding sequence ATGGGGATCTCCATGAACGTTAGTTCAAGCTCAACAAATACCTCACATTTCCGTGTTCAAAAGGTCTTCCTTCTCTGCAATTACCTTCTCTTGGGTGCTGCCTCAAGCTGTATCTTTCTCACCCTCTCCCTCCGCCTCTTGCCGTCGATTAGCGGCCtcttcctcatcctcctccatGTTTTCACCATTGCCGGTTCCATTTCCGGCTGCAACGCAGCCTCCTCTGGGACTAACCGATGGTACGCAGCACACATGGTGTTTACGGTCTTAACGGCTATATTTCAAGGGTCTGTTTCAGTACTCATCTTTACAAGAACAGGAGATTTCTTACAGGGATTGAAATCCTATGTTAGGGAAGAAGATGGTATTGTGATCTTGAGAATGGCAGGTGGGCTTTGCATATTGATCTTTTGTCTTGAATGGATTGTCTTGATACTTGCGTTTGTGTTGAGATATAATGCTTTTGTGGAAGGAGATGGTGTGAATAGTAATGCAATGAAGAGGAGTGCTAAGGTTCAAGAGGAGGAGACGAAAGATTGGCCATGGCCATTCCAAGTTTAG